Proteins encoded together in one Hymenobacter monticola window:
- a CDS encoding ATP-binding protein produces MRWFFTVLAMWALCGPVQARARYWDADYDSLARTLPRQTTDSARLRTVVHLLDLRPTGVEADSLLGQLLTLNQRLQTLDAAPYRRLRAGLRMWRRNSPAALDSLKAAVGEFDRLERPMPWLLMGLVALYNQQNDMAARKKYYDEKLTFYRLRGAVENVTACYISQGAYYRRMGDYNRAINSTLRAADMALLFSNRLHINELIVTGGLYADWGNHDKAMHYLSRAQAMPEFRRVQGTNRVFTFLALSKLFLQQKQYPDALRLADSALAAHVADPGEQQMDRACALVQKAAVLLQMRKVDQALPLLHRAQQLDDSLDLPMSSGPGEFELDAAWAQYYAAQGNAREAEQHWLLAYQKATAARLNRLRPKYLQELAAFYDARGQLVEAQRYSRAYIALTDTFKAAQAAFNVAQYEAQRIEQAQNNQITTLRQAQAVQAERLRLRNWLLLGALLAVVLLSGLGVFIYWQLRLKRRALAQLRHTQSQLVQAEKMAFLGELTAGIAHELQNPLNFMKNFAEVSSGLVDNMNGEGPARSTGLQQEILSGLKQNLQQISQHGQRASSIIKGMLEHSRSGTSQRVPADLNALADESLTLAYQGLRTEDQAFEATLHKEFDPRMGTVGAVPQDLARVLVNLCTNALHAVRQRQRETRAGAAYVPTVAVSTRRPAGRTVEIRVKDNGTGMPAAVKARIFEPFFTTKPAGQGTGLGLSLSHDIITKGHGGTLTVESREGEGTEFLIVLPA; encoded by the coding sequence ATGAGATGGTTTTTTACGGTGCTGGCGATGTGGGCGCTCTGCGGCCCGGTGCAGGCCCGGGCGCGCTACTGGGACGCGGACTACGATTCGCTGGCCCGCACGCTGCCGCGGCAAACCACCGACTCGGCCCGCCTGCGCACCGTGGTGCATCTGCTGGACCTGCGCCCCACCGGCGTTGAAGCCGATTCCTTACTGGGCCAGTTGCTGACGCTAAACCAACGCCTGCAAACCCTCGACGCTGCGCCTTACCGCCGCCTGCGCGCCGGCCTGCGAATGTGGCGCCGCAACTCGCCCGCGGCTCTCGACTCCCTGAAGGCTGCCGTGGGTGAGTTTGACCGGCTGGAACGCCCCATGCCCTGGCTGCTGATGGGCCTGGTGGCGCTGTATAACCAGCAGAACGACATGGCGGCGCGCAAAAAATACTACGACGAAAAGCTGACGTTCTACCGCTTGCGCGGCGCGGTCGAAAACGTCACGGCCTGCTACATCTCGCAGGGGGCCTACTACCGGCGCATGGGCGACTACAACCGGGCCATCAACAGTACCCTGCGCGCGGCCGACATGGCGCTCCTGTTCAGCAACCGCCTGCACATCAATGAGCTGATTGTGACCGGCGGGCTCTACGCAGACTGGGGCAACCACGACAAGGCCATGCACTACCTGAGCCGGGCCCAGGCCATGCCGGAGTTCCGGCGCGTGCAGGGCACCAACCGGGTGTTCACGTTCCTGGCGCTGTCGAAGCTGTTTCTGCAGCAAAAGCAGTACCCCGACGCGCTGCGCTTGGCCGATTCGGCGCTGGCCGCCCACGTGGCCGACCCCGGCGAGCAACAAATGGACCGGGCCTGCGCCCTGGTGCAAAAAGCGGCCGTGCTGCTCCAGATGCGGAAGGTCGACCAAGCCCTTCCGCTGCTGCACCGCGCCCAGCAGCTCGACGATTCGCTGGACTTGCCCATGTCGAGCGGCCCCGGGGAGTTCGAGCTCGACGCAGCCTGGGCGCAGTACTACGCGGCGCAGGGCAACGCCCGGGAGGCCGAGCAGCACTGGCTGCTGGCCTACCAGAAGGCCACCGCGGCCCGCCTCAACCGGCTGCGACCCAAGTACCTGCAGGAGTTGGCCGCCTTCTACGACGCCCGCGGCCAGTTGGTGGAAGCCCAACGCTATTCGCGCGCCTACATTGCCCTGACCGATACCTTCAAAGCCGCTCAGGCCGCCTTCAATGTGGCGCAGTACGAGGCCCAGCGCATCGAGCAAGCCCAGAACAACCAGATAACCACCCTGCGGCAAGCCCAGGCCGTGCAGGCCGAGCGCCTGCGCCTGCGCAACTGGCTGCTGCTGGGGGCCCTGCTGGCGGTGGTGCTGTTGTCGGGGCTGGGCGTGTTCATCTACTGGCAGCTGCGCCTGAAGCGCCGGGCCCTGGCCCAGCTCCGTCATACGCAGTCGCAGCTAGTGCAGGCCGAGAAAATGGCCTTTTTGGGCGAGCTCACGGCGGGCATTGCCCACGAGCTGCAAAACCCACTCAACTTCATGAAAAACTTCGCCGAAGTCAGCTCCGGCCTGGTCGATAACATGAACGGCGAGGGCCCCGCCCGCTCCACGGGCCTGCAGCAGGAAATCCTGAGCGGGCTGAAGCAGAACCTGCAGCAAATCAGCCAGCATGGGCAGCGGGCCTCGTCCATCATCAAGGGCATGCTGGAGCACTCGCGTAGCGGCACCAGCCAGCGCGTGCCCGCCGACCTCAACGCCCTGGCCGACGAATCGTTGACGCTGGCCTACCAGGGGCTGCGCACCGAAGACCAGGCCTTCGAGGCCACTTTGCACAAAGAATTTGACCCCCGCATGGGCACCGTGGGCGCCGTGCCCCAGGACCTGGCCCGCGTGCTGGTCAACCTGTGCACCAACGCCTTGCACGCCGTGCGCCAGCGCCAGCGCGAAACCCGCGCCGGGGCGGCCTACGTGCCCACCGTGGCCGTGAGCACGCGCCGCCCCGCCGGCCGCACCGTCGAAATCCGGGTGAAGGACAACGGCACGGGCATGCCGGCGGCGGTGAAAGCCCGGATATTCGAGCCGTTTTTCACCACCAAGCCGGCCGGGCAGGGCACGGGCCTGGGCCTCTCGCTGAGCCACGACATCATCACCAAGGGCCACGGCGGCACCCTCACGGTGGAGAGCCGCGAGGGCGAGGGCACCGAATTTCTCATCGTATTGCCCGCTTAG
- a CDS encoding HD domain-containing protein, translating to MNVLAAENFIVNELRRGLSPTLYYHGLHHTLDVAAVAQELAAAEGVTDPEALALLRTAALYHDAGFLHSYQGHEDQGCALARATLPDFDFSPEQIEQICGLITATKYPQEPHNHLEEIICDADLDYLGRTDFVPISTSLFDELTARQLIADEHAWFQLQARFLASHHFWTRTAVARRAAPKQARLDHILALLTNWPAADGAA from the coding sequence ATGAACGTCCTGGCCGCCGAAAATTTTATCGTGAATGAGTTGCGGCGTGGCCTTTCTCCCACGCTCTACTACCATGGCCTGCACCACACGCTCGACGTGGCCGCCGTGGCCCAGGAGTTGGCCGCCGCCGAGGGCGTGACCGACCCCGAGGCGTTGGCCCTGCTGCGCACCGCCGCCCTCTACCACGACGCCGGCTTTTTGCACAGCTACCAGGGCCACGAAGACCAGGGCTGCGCGCTGGCCCGCGCCACGCTGCCGGACTTTGATTTCTCACCGGAACAAATCGAGCAAATATGCGGCCTGATTACGGCCACCAAGTACCCGCAGGAGCCGCACAACCACCTCGAAGAAATTATCTGCGACGCCGACCTCGACTACCTCGGCCGGACCGATTTTGTGCCCATTTCCACGAGCCTGTTCGATGAGCTAACCGCCCGGCAGCTCATTGCCGACGAGCACGCCTGGTTTCAGCTGCAAGCGCGGTTTCTCGCCAGTCACCACTTCTGGACGCGCACGGCCGTGGCCCGGCGCGCGGCTCCTAAGCAGGCGCGTCTCGACCACATCCTGGCGCTGTTGACCAACTGGCCCGCCGCTGACGGAGCCGCCTAG
- a CDS encoding thiamine phosphate synthase, protein MQLVVISAPEAVAQEIEIMRELLDAGLPRLHLRKPAFSQQEMAAFIVQLPTRYHARLVLHGHPALVSDLKLGGLHLTAAARNGWVSRPKLAAGQTLSTSFHTLPEIRQHRRKYNYVFLSPIFDSLSKSGYAAGFELATVAHALRQLWQRMGYVPQVLALGGIEASKLAAVRRAGFAGAAVLGTVWQSPDPVAAFRELQALAS, encoded by the coding sequence ATGCAGCTTGTTGTGATTTCGGCACCGGAGGCGGTGGCGCAGGAAATAGAGATAATGCGCGAACTGCTGGACGCCGGCCTGCCCCGCCTGCACTTGCGCAAGCCCGCCTTCAGCCAGCAGGAAATGGCGGCTTTCATTGTGCAGCTGCCGACCCGCTACCACGCCCGGCTGGTGCTGCACGGTCACCCGGCGCTGGTTTCCGACCTGAAACTGGGCGGCCTGCACCTCACCGCCGCCGCCCGCAACGGCTGGGTGAGTCGTCCGAAACTAGCCGCCGGCCAAACCTTATCCACCTCTTTCCACACGCTGCCCGAAATCCGGCAGCACCGCCGCAAGTACAACTACGTATTTCTGAGCCCTATTTTTGACAGCCTCAGCAAGAGCGGCTACGCGGCCGGTTTCGAGCTGGCCACCGTGGCCCACGCGCTACGGCAGCTTTGGCAGCGCATGGGCTACGTGCCGCAAGTGCTGGCGCTGGGCGGCATCGAGGCCAGTAAGCTGGCGGCCGTGCGGCGGGCCGGCTTTGCGGGCGCCGCCGTGCTGGGCACGGTGTGGCAAAGTCCCGACCCGGTGGCCGCCTTCCGCGAGCTGCAGGCGCTGGCCAGCTAG
- the moeB gene encoding molybdopterin-synthase adenylyltransferase MoeB, with amino-acid sequence MTLTENVLLPAETNRYSRHLLLPEIGLAGQQRLKAARVLVVGCGGLGCPVLQYLAAAGVGTLGLLDFDTVDDSNLQRQVLYATADVGRPKAVVAAEKLAAQNPFITLQTHQVLLSRDNVLELFADYDMVVDCSDNFTTRYLVNDACVILGKPLVFGAIFKFEGQVSVFNYQNGPTYRCLYPEPPAPGDAPSCAEIGVLGVLPGLVGTLQATEALKIILELGEVLSGRLLLVDALGMRFQSIRFRAVAANQQRTELAPDYAAFCGEAPLQAAPQRAPEITADDLKAWQQSGRPLQLLDVREPHEAARRSIGGRLMPLAQLGERLGEILPEVLVVVHCASGVRSQKAAQQLLAQGFREVYSLQNGLADY; translated from the coding sequence ATGACTCTTACTGAAAACGTTTTGTTGCCTGCCGAAACCAACCGCTACAGCCGCCACCTGCTGCTGCCCGAAATCGGCCTGGCCGGGCAGCAGCGCCTGAAGGCGGCCCGCGTGCTGGTGGTGGGCTGCGGCGGGCTGGGCTGCCCGGTGCTGCAATACCTGGCCGCCGCCGGCGTGGGCACGCTGGGTTTGCTTGATTTTGACACCGTGGACGACAGCAACCTGCAGCGGCAGGTGCTCTATGCCACCGCCGACGTGGGCCGGCCCAAAGCGGTGGTGGCCGCCGAAAAGTTGGCAGCGCAAAACCCATTCATCACGTTGCAAACGCACCAAGTGCTGCTGTCGAGAGACAACGTGCTGGAGCTATTTGCCGACTACGACATGGTGGTGGACTGCTCCGACAACTTCACCACGCGCTACTTAGTGAACGATGCCTGCGTCATCCTCGGCAAGCCGCTGGTGTTCGGGGCTATTTTCAAGTTTGAAGGGCAGGTGTCGGTGTTCAATTACCAAAACGGCCCCACCTACCGCTGCCTCTACCCGGAGCCGCCCGCGCCGGGCGATGCCCCCAGCTGCGCCGAAATCGGCGTGCTGGGCGTGCTGCCGGGCCTGGTGGGCACCCTGCAGGCCACCGAGGCGCTGAAGATTATTCTGGAGCTGGGCGAGGTGCTAAGCGGCCGCCTGCTGCTGGTCGATGCCCTGGGCATGCGCTTCCAAAGCATCCGCTTCCGCGCCGTGGCGGCCAACCAGCAGCGCACCGAATTGGCGCCCGACTACGCGGCTTTTTGCGGCGAAGCGCCCCTGCAGGCCGCGCCGCAGCGCGCGCCTGAAATCACGGCCGACGACCTGAAAGCCTGGCAGCAAAGCGGCCGGCCGCTGCAGCTGCTCGATGTGCGCGAGCCGCACGAGGCGGCCCGGCGTAGCATCGGCGGGCGGCTGATGCCACTGGCGCAGCTGGGCGAGCGACTCGGCGAAATCTTACCCGAGGTGCTCGTAGTGGTGCACTGCGCCAGCGGCGTTCGCAGCCAGAAGGCTGCCCAGCAGCTACTGGCGCAGGGTTTTCGGGAAGTGTATTCGCTGCAAAACGGCTTGGCCGACTACTAG
- the thiH gene encoding 2-iminoacetate synthase ThiH, whose product MSFRPIFEAQPWDDVKASIYAKTAADVERALAAPHRTLEDFKALISPAAAPYLEQMAQLSHQLTRKRFGNTVQLYAPLYLSNECQNICTYCGFSLDNKIARRTLSSVEMLQEAAVLKDWGYDHVLLVTGEANVTVGVDYLEKALRTLRPHFAHLSMEVQPLDQADYERLISEGLNTVLVYQETYHRDDYRKHHPKGKKSNFNYRLDTPDRLGRAGIHKMGLGVLIGLEDWRTDCFYTALHLDYLERTYWQTKYSLSFPRLRPAEGLLQPKVEMSDRELVQLICAYRLLNEEVELSLSTRENPVFRDHVVKLGITSISAGSKTNPGGYAVAPESLEQFEISDERSPAEIAAMLRRQGYEPVWKDWDATLVGLPR is encoded by the coding sequence ATGAGCTTCCGCCCAATATTCGAGGCCCAGCCCTGGGACGACGTCAAGGCCAGCATCTACGCCAAGACGGCGGCGGATGTGGAGCGTGCCCTGGCCGCGCCGCACCGCACGCTGGAAGATTTCAAGGCGCTGATTTCGCCCGCCGCGGCGCCGTATCTGGAGCAGATGGCGCAGCTGAGCCACCAGCTCACGCGCAAGCGGTTCGGCAACACGGTGCAGCTTTATGCGCCGCTGTATCTGAGCAACGAGTGCCAAAATATCTGCACCTACTGCGGCTTCAGCCTCGATAATAAGATTGCGCGGCGCACGCTCAGCAGCGTGGAAATGCTGCAGGAAGCCGCCGTGCTCAAGGACTGGGGCTACGACCATGTGCTGCTGGTGACCGGCGAGGCCAACGTGACGGTGGGCGTCGATTACCTGGAAAAAGCCCTGCGCACGCTGCGGCCGCACTTCGCGCACCTCTCCATGGAAGTGCAGCCGCTGGACCAGGCCGACTACGAGCGCCTGATTTCCGAAGGCCTGAACACGGTGCTGGTGTACCAGGAAACCTACCACCGCGACGACTACAGGAAGCACCACCCCAAGGGCAAGAAATCCAACTTCAACTATCGCCTCGACACGCCCGACCGGTTGGGCCGGGCCGGCATTCACAAGATGGGGCTGGGCGTGCTCATCGGGCTGGAGGACTGGCGCACCGACTGCTTCTACACCGCGCTGCACCTCGATTACCTCGAACGCACCTACTGGCAAACCAAGTACAGCCTGTCGTTCCCGCGCCTGCGGCCGGCCGAGGGACTGCTGCAGCCCAAGGTGGAAATGAGCGACCGGGAGCTGGTGCAGCTTATTTGCGCCTACCGCCTGCTGAACGAGGAAGTGGAGCTGTCGCTTTCGACCCGCGAAAACCCGGTTTTCCGCGACCATGTGGTGAAACTGGGCATCACGAGCATCAGCGCGGGCTCCAAGACCAACCCGGGCGGCTACGCGGTGGCGCCGGAGTCGCTGGAGCAGTTCGAGATTTCGGACGAGCGCAGCCCCGCCGAAATTGCCGCCATGCTGCGCCGCCAGGGCTACGAACCGGTGTGGAAGGACTGGGACGCGACGCTGGTGGGGCTGCCGCGTTAA